Proteins from one Deltaproteobacteria bacterium genomic window:
- the topA gene encoding type I DNA topoisomerase, which produces MSSKPLVIVESPTKVRTIKKYLGKDYNVAATVGHIKDLPVKSLGIDIEGGFEPQYKVAPGKKKVITSLKKAAGDSQDIFLAPDPDREGEAIAWHAAEVLEKKGRRFHRVLFHELTKKAILEAIKHPEELNQNKYEAQKTRRILDRLVGYQISPLLWRKVKGGLSAGRVQSVALRIICERERAIQAFEPREYWSITAHLQGDAPPAFDAKLIKKKGKQISISNQEEAREIIRDLDQADYVVEKIVKRTQKRNPQPPFITSKLQQESIQRLRFSAKKTMMLAQQLYEGIDLNAGEPVGLITYMRTDSTRIADEAAREALQLIRERFGPEYCPGKPRFFKNRKKAQDAHEAIRPTSVALTPEKVAPFLTKDQFSLYRLIWNRFVASQMQPALIDQSTLLVAAGDYRFSTTGSTIKFPGFMTLYLSTTDQMEKDSQQQKVQLPAISEGDRLTLDKLDPKQHFTKPPPRFSEASLVKELEENGIGRPSTYTAILATIRQKGYVDLIKRYFQPSELGFLVNDLLVDSFADLFNVDFTASMEDNLDQIESAEMNAQEILQQYYDKFRNDLEKAKEAMPSLKGVGLPTGQNCPECGKELNLKVGRNGHFLACSGYPECRYSRDYLRDEKGRIQPIEVAEDEASDKICEKCGRPMVIKQGRYGKFLACSGFPECKNTYSVNAIAPGKETGVDCPEPDCQGRLVEKQSKRGKIFYGCSMFPECTFAIWDKPVDEKCPVCGAPFLVEKTTKKEGTFYVCRQKDCGYRKDV; this is translated from the coding sequence GTGAGTTCAAAACCCCTGGTTATCGTAGAGTCGCCCACAAAGGTCCGTACCATAAAAAAATATCTGGGCAAGGATTACAATGTGGCGGCCACCGTCGGCCACATCAAGGATCTGCCGGTAAAATCGTTAGGCATCGATATCGAGGGCGGATTCGAGCCCCAGTACAAAGTTGCTCCGGGTAAAAAAAAGGTGATCACTTCCCTGAAAAAAGCCGCCGGGGACAGCCAGGACATCTTTCTGGCCCCGGACCCCGATCGCGAGGGTGAAGCGATCGCCTGGCATGCGGCGGAGGTGCTGGAAAAAAAGGGCCGCAGATTTCACCGTGTGCTGTTCCACGAACTGACTAAAAAAGCTATTCTCGAAGCCATTAAACATCCCGAAGAACTGAATCAAAACAAATATGAGGCCCAGAAAACCAGGCGGATCCTGGACCGTCTGGTTGGCTATCAGATATCTCCCCTATTGTGGCGCAAGGTCAAGGGGGGCTTGAGTGCCGGACGGGTGCAGTCGGTAGCCCTCAGGATTATCTGTGAACGGGAACGGGCCATTCAGGCTTTCGAACCCCGGGAATACTGGTCCATCACCGCCCATCTGCAAGGTGACGCCCCGCCTGCCTTCGATGCCAAACTGATTAAGAAAAAGGGCAAACAAATCAGCATCTCCAACCAGGAGGAAGCCCGGGAAATCATCCGGGATTTAGATCAAGCGGATTATGTTGTTGAAAAGATCGTCAAGCGCACCCAGAAAAGAAATCCGCAGCCGCCCTTCATTACCAGTAAACTGCAGCAGGAATCGATCCAAAGGCTGCGCTTTTCCGCAAAAAAAACCATGATGCTGGCGCAACAGCTTTACGAGGGCATCGATTTGAATGCAGGGGAACCCGTGGGGTTGATCACCTACATGCGTACGGATTCGACGCGCATCGCCGATGAAGCCGCCCGGGAAGCGCTGCAGCTGATCAGAGAACGTTTTGGCCCGGAATATTGCCCGGGCAAACCCCGTTTTTTTAAAAACCGTAAAAAAGCGCAGGACGCTCACGAAGCCATCCGGCCCACTTCTGTGGCGCTTACCCCTGAAAAGGTTGCTCCCTTTTTGACGAAAGATCAGTTTAGCCTGTACCGGCTCATATGGAACCGCTTTGTTGCCTCCCAGATGCAGCCGGCCCTCATCGACCAGAGCACCCTGTTGGTCGCCGCCGGTGATTATCGCTTTTCCACAACCGGCTCCACCATCAAATTCCCGGGATTCATGACGCTCTATCTTTCCACAACCGACCAAATGGAAAAAGACAGCCAGCAGCAAAAAGTGCAGCTGCCCGCAATATCCGAGGGCGACCGGCTGACCCTCGACAAACTGGATCCCAAACAACACTTCACCAAGCCGCCGCCCCGCTTCTCCGAGGCCTCGCTGGTGAAGGAACTGGAGGAAAACGGCATCGGCCGCCCCAGCACCTACACGGCAATTCTGGCAACCATCCGCCAGAAAGGATATGTGGACCTGATCAAACGCTATTTCCAGCCCAGTGAGCTGGGCTTTCTGGTCAACGATCTTCTGGTGGACAGTTTCGCGGACCTGTTCAATGTCGACTTCACCGCCAGTATGGAAGACAACCTGGACCAGATAGAATCGGCCGAGATGAACGCCCAGGAAATCCTGCAGCAGTACTACGACAAGTTTCGGAACGACCTGGAAAAAGCCAAGGAAGCCATGCCCAGCCTCAAAGGCGTCGGACTGCCCACCGGACAGAATTGCCCTGAATGCGGCAAGGAGCTCAACCTGAAAGTCGGTAGGAACGGTCACTTTCTGGCCTGCAGCGGGTACCCGGAGTGCCGGTATTCCCGGGACTACTTGAGGGATGAAAAGGGCAGAATTCAGCCAATCGAAGTCGCTGAAGATGAGGCCTCCGATAAAATTTGTGAAAAATGCGGCCGTCCCATGGTCATCAAGCAGGGCCGTTACGGTAAATTCCTGGCCTGCAGTGGATTTCCGGAATGCAAGAATACCTACTCGGTAAATGCCATTGCCCCCGGGAAGGAAACCGGCGTGGACTGTCCGGAGCCGGACTGCCAGGGCCGCCTGGTGGAAAAGCAATCCAAGAGAGGCAAGATTTTCTACGGCTGCAGCATGTTTCCCGAGTGCACCTTCGCCATCTGGGACAAGCCTGTCGATGAAAAATGCCCGGTATGCGGCGCCCCCTTTCTGGTGGAAAAAACCACCAAGAAGGAAGGGACCTTTTACGTCTGCCGACAAAAGGACTGCGGCTACCGCAAGGATGTCTAA
- the dprA gene encoding DNA-processing protein DprA, translating to MENILPWLVLRSVPGIGNLLFKRLLDRFETPTRAMQAEEEDLCRIDGMSQRLARSIHRHRTPDWVHDELDLASRKGYRIVTLRDPDYPALLREIPDPPPFLYVCGDLGRAGDCISMVGSRNATDYGLQTTLRLSRDLAAQGMTIVSGMALGIDTAAHRGALAGKGITVAVLGSGLEKIYPPENRGLFHDIAGHGAVISEFPLRADPEGHHFPMRNRVISGMSLGTVVVEATLRSGSLITARLAAEQNREVFAVPGSVSSFKSTGTHTLIKQGAKLVEQARDVTEEFTHLFNDLKTDIKATGDEQTPEAPFLSADERTVFDVLDSYPVHIDVLAAKTGVAVGKLTGILLSLELKGVVQRSPGNLFSLKP from the coding sequence ATGGAAAACATTCTGCCATGGCTGGTCTTAAGAAGCGTCCCCGGTATCGGTAACCTGCTTTTCAAACGTCTGCTGGATCGGTTCGAAACACCAACAAGGGCGATGCAGGCCGAGGAAGAGGATCTTTGCCGGATCGATGGTATGTCGCAACGGCTGGCTCGCAGCATCCACAGGCACCGTACACCTGATTGGGTCCATGACGAACTGGACCTCGCATCCAGAAAAGGGTATCGGATCGTCACGCTCCGTGACCCGGATTACCCCGCTCTTTTGCGTGAAATTCCCGACCCTCCGCCCTTCCTGTATGTCTGCGGCGATCTGGGCCGGGCCGGTGACTGTATATCCATGGTGGGATCCAGAAATGCCACCGACTACGGCCTCCAAACCACCCTGCGTCTGAGCCGTGACCTCGCCGCCCAGGGAATGACCATCGTCAGCGGCATGGCCTTGGGGATAGACACCGCAGCCCACCGTGGCGCCCTTGCCGGAAAGGGGATCACGGTGGCGGTGCTGGGAAGCGGACTGGAAAAAATCTACCCTCCCGAAAACCGCGGCCTCTTTCATGATATCGCCGGGCATGGTGCAGTGATCTCAGAATTTCCCCTGCGCGCCGATCCGGAGGGGCACCACTTCCCCATGCGTAATCGTGTCATCAGCGGTATGTCCCTGGGAACGGTTGTCGTGGAGGCTACGCTGCGCAGTGGTTCGCTCATAACGGCACGCCTCGCCGCGGAACAGAACCGGGAGGTGTTCGCGGTGCCGGGAAGCGTCAGTTCGTTTAAAAGCACCGGCACGCACACCCTGATAAAACAGGGCGCCAAGCTGGTGGAACAGGCCAGGGATGTTACCGAAGAATTTACGCATCTTTTTAACGATTTGAAAACAGACATAAAAGCCACCGGGGACGAGCAGACACCCGAGGCTCCTTTCCTGTCCGCAGACGAACGGACAGTTTTCGATGTGCTTGACAGCTATCCCGTGCACATCGACGTTCTGGCAGCCAAAACAGGGGTGGCAGTGGGAAAACTGACCGGAATTTTATTGAGTTTGGAGTTGAAAGGCGTTGTCCAGCGCAGCCCGGGAAACCTGTTCTCCCTGAAACCGTAA
- the secF gene encoding protein translocase subunit SecF, with protein sequence MQFIKPGININFVGRRKIAFAFSLTMILITIVSLVYHGGLKLGIDFAGGTIIQVKFDDQVSIADIKSALATVDIGTSAVQGFGAAHENEYLIRTDSSITVADNLALKIEAAMQQSTGKKAQIRRVEMVGPQVGRDLREKALLAMFFALLFITIYISGRFELKWMLSGITAGALMLAVYVLTIFEVSIPFLMTAALFVTLILFWFLELKYAMGAIVALIHDVLITVGLFSLFGKEFTLPIVAALLTIIGYSLNDTIIVFDRIRENLRKHHKQRLGFILNASINETLSRTILTSGTTLIVLITLLVLGGGIIHDFAFAMTVGVVVGTYSSIFVASPILMAWQNRKK encoded by the coding sequence ATGCAGTTCATTAAACCGGGTATCAATATCAACTTTGTCGGACGGCGAAAGATCGCCTTCGCCTTTTCGCTGACCATGATCTTGATCACCATCGTCTCCCTGGTCTATCACGGCGGCCTCAAATTAGGGATCGACTTCGCGGGCGGTACCATCATCCAGGTAAAATTCGACGATCAGGTGTCCATTGCGGACATCAAATCGGCGCTGGCCACCGTCGACATAGGCACCTCGGCCGTGCAGGGGTTTGGTGCCGCCCATGAAAACGAATACCTCATCCGAACCGACAGTTCCATAACGGTGGCCGACAACCTGGCGCTCAAAATCGAGGCCGCCATGCAACAGAGCACGGGGAAAAAGGCGCAAATACGAAGAGTCGAGATGGTCGGCCCGCAGGTGGGGCGGGACCTGAGAGAAAAAGCGCTTCTGGCCATGTTTTTCGCCCTTCTTTTCATCACCATTTACATCTCAGGGCGTTTCGAACTCAAGTGGATGCTGAGCGGTATAACCGCCGGAGCCCTGATGCTCGCCGTCTACGTCCTCACCATTTTCGAAGTCAGCATCCCGTTTCTGATGACGGCCGCCCTTTTCGTCACCCTGATCCTTTTCTGGTTCCTGGAACTCAAGTATGCCATGGGCGCCATCGTGGCCCTCATTCATGACGTGCTCATAACGGTCGGTCTTTTTTCACTGTTCGGCAAGGAGTTCACGCTGCCGATTGTAGCGGCGCTGCTCACGATTATCGGTTATTCGCTCAACGACACCATCATCGTATTCGACCGCATCAGGGAAAACCTGAGGAAACACCACAAGCAACGGCTGGGTTTCATCCTCAACGCCAGCATCAACGAGACCCTTTCACGTACGATTCTGACGTCCGGGACCACGCTGATCGTGCTGATCACCCTGCTCGTACTGGGAGGCGGCATCATCCACGATTTCGCTTTTGCCATGACCGTCGGCGTGGTGGTGGGAACCTATTCGTCCATTTTCGTGGCCAGTCCCATCCTGATGGCGTGGCAAAACCGAAAAAAATAA
- the secD gene encoding protein translocase subunit SecD — MKSLSWKSISVLVVTIAAVVYILPTIRPGTWPHKKINLGLDLQGGMHLILEVDTDKAVANTIERIAHELRTELRSKRVRVIGVDLTAKHRIAVRIQGEENIAEFNKLLDAEFKELRLASTDEVDGVQTIQLDLPVDEAAHIKKLAAEQALETIRNRIDQFGVSEPDIRNQGEKRILIQLPGIKDTERAKELIGKTALLEFKLLDETADISAALKGNVPPGTELLYQSRVDPSTNRTVKTPYLVKKRALLTGAYLTDAKVQIDSRYNEPYVSIEFDKKGGRIFAQITGQNVKKRLAIVLDNKVYSAPVIQEKITGGQARITGNFTTEEAHDLAIVLRAGALPAPVNIIEERTVGPSLGADSIRKGLLSMCIGGILVVLFMGVYYKGSGVIADIALILNILIIAGGLAGFQATLTLPGIAGIILTIGMAVDANVLIFERIREEMNLGKTPRAAVDAGYSRATLTILDANVTTLIAALVLFQFGTGAVRGFAVTLSLGVVASLFTALILTRVIFDYFLINRKVKTISI; from the coding sequence TTGAAGAGCTTGTCATGGAAATCTATTTCGGTTCTGGTGGTGACCATTGCGGCGGTTGTCTATATCCTGCCGACCATTCGGCCGGGGACATGGCCCCATAAAAAGATCAACCTCGGGCTCGACCTGCAGGGTGGCATGCACCTCATTCTCGAAGTCGACACGGACAAAGCGGTTGCAAACACCATCGAGCGCATCGCCCATGAACTGAGAACGGAGCTCAGGAGTAAAAGGGTGCGCGTCATCGGCGTCGACCTCACCGCCAAGCATCGAATCGCCGTCCGGATACAGGGCGAGGAGAACATCGCAGAATTCAATAAACTGCTGGACGCCGAATTCAAGGAATTGCGCCTGGCATCCACCGATGAAGTGGACGGCGTTCAGACCATCCAGCTGGACCTGCCAGTCGACGAAGCCGCGCACATCAAGAAGCTGGCGGCCGAACAGGCCCTCGAGACCATCCGCAATCGTATCGATCAGTTTGGCGTGAGTGAACCCGACATCAGAAACCAGGGGGAAAAGCGGATCCTCATCCAACTGCCCGGCATCAAAGACACCGAGCGTGCCAAGGAATTGATCGGCAAAACAGCCCTATTGGAGTTCAAACTTCTCGACGAGACGGCCGATATCAGTGCGGCCCTCAAGGGCAACGTCCCGCCGGGAACGGAGCTGCTGTACCAAAGCAGGGTGGACCCGTCGACCAACAGGACCGTCAAAACGCCCTATCTCGTAAAAAAACGGGCGTTGCTCACCGGTGCCTATCTGACGGACGCCAAGGTCCAGATCGATTCGCGGTACAACGAGCCTTATGTCTCCATCGAGTTCGATAAAAAGGGCGGCCGAATCTTTGCCCAGATTACGGGGCAGAATGTAAAGAAGCGCCTGGCCATCGTCCTCGACAACAAGGTGTACTCGGCACCGGTGATTCAGGAAAAAATCACCGGAGGCCAGGCCCGCATCACCGGCAATTTCACTACCGAAGAGGCCCACGATCTGGCCATCGTCCTGAGGGCGGGCGCCCTCCCCGCTCCCGTAAACATCATCGAAGAGCGCACCGTCGGCCCGTCCCTGGGTGCCGACTCCATCCGCAAGGGGCTTCTTTCCATGTGCATCGGCGGTATTCTGGTCGTACTGTTCATGGGTGTCTACTACAAGGGATCGGGTGTCATCGCCGACATCGCCCTTATCTTGAACATCCTGATCATCGCGGGCGGGCTGGCCGGGTTTCAGGCGACGCTGACCCTTCCCGGCATTGCCGGCATCATTTTGACCATCGGTATGGCCGTGGATGCCAACGTGCTGATATTCGAACGCATTCGAGAGGAAATGAACCTGGGAAAAACGCCCCGTGCAGCCGTCGACGCCGGATACAGCCGGGCCACGCTCACCATTCTCGATGCCAATGTCACTACGCTCATCGCCGCGTTGGTGCTGTTTCAATTCGGTACCGGCGCGGTCAGGGGGTTTGCGGTAACCCTCAGCCTGGGAGTCGTGGCAAGCCTGTTCACGGCGCTAATTCTGACGCGGGTCATCTTCGACTACTTTCTCATCAACCGAAAGGTCAAAACGATCAGTATCTGA
- the yajC gene encoding preprotein translocase subunit YajC, translating into MTQGGGGEAAGGFSAFIPLILMFVIFYFLLIRPQQKKTKEHRNMVANLKKGDRIVTSGGLHGRITGVSDQTLTVEIADKVRVKVNRANVNALSQSITPPPAPAAKKDKKEKSDAGSAKTK; encoded by the coding sequence ATGACACAGGGCGGCGGCGGAGAAGCTGCCGGTGGATTTTCGGCATTCATCCCCCTCATCCTGATGTTTGTCATTTTCTATTTTCTTCTGATTCGCCCGCAGCAGAAAAAAACCAAAGAGCATCGAAATATGGTGGCCAATCTCAAAAAGGGCGACCGCATCGTCACCAGCGGCGGGCTGCATGGCCGCATCACCGGCGTCTCCGACCAGACGCTGACCGTCGAAATCGCCGACAAGGTCCGCGTCAAAGTCAACCGGGCCAATGTGAACGCGCTGTCCCAGTCGATTACCCCGCCCCCGGCACCGGCCGCCAAAAAAGACAAAAAAGAAAAGTCCGACGCCGGTTCCGCCAAAACCAAATAG
- a CDS encoding Rne/Rng family ribonuclease, with product MTTKILINAVDPEECRIAMVKDSRLEEFDIDSAAKEASHGNIYKGIITRIEPSLQAAFVDYGAERHGFLQRHEIHSDYYQETPSGKKTIKDIIKKGQEVLVQITKDPILKKGAMLTTFISLPGRHLVLMPGSKTRGISRKIAGEEERKRLKEVVENLKVPEGFGIIVRTAGEKCTKTLASKDLNYLLRLWKNINAKGTKAAAPSLLYKERNLAVRSIRDHFTPDVTEILIDDENVFREVKNFVYIISRKHAKIVKLHKGAKPLFSKFQLEDQIASIFESRVTLKSGGSIVIQQTEALVSIDVNSGKATHQNSVEKTAHITNLEAAEEIARQLRLRDMGGLVVIDFIDMRDAKHKLEVERTIKDALKTDKAKTKVGKISKFGLMEMSRQRIRPSIEFGSFLPCRHCSGKGLVPSTETLGIRFLRKLQLESLKPAVESVTGTLPAEVADYLLNSKRKEILDLELRRQVSIKIIGDSKMAPGDSQIDCVLKT from the coding sequence ATGACCACAAAAATTCTAATAAACGCCGTAGACCCTGAAGAGTGTCGCATCGCCATGGTAAAGGACAGCCGCCTGGAGGAGTTCGATATCGACAGCGCCGCCAAGGAAGCCAGCCACGGCAATATCTACAAGGGCATTATCACACGCATCGAGCCCAGCCTCCAGGCCGCTTTTGTCGACTACGGCGCCGAAAGGCACGGTTTTCTGCAGCGACACGAAATTCACAGCGATTATTACCAGGAAACCCCCTCCGGGAAAAAGACCATCAAGGATATCATTAAAAAGGGGCAGGAGGTGCTGGTCCAGATCACCAAAGACCCCATATTGAAAAAGGGCGCTATGCTAACCACCTTTATCTCCCTGCCCGGCCGCCACCTGGTGTTGATGCCGGGTTCGAAAACGAGGGGCATTTCGCGGAAAATAGCCGGAGAGGAGGAACGCAAGCGGCTGAAGGAAGTCGTGGAAAACCTGAAGGTTCCGGAAGGCTTTGGCATCATCGTGCGCACCGCCGGCGAAAAGTGCACCAAAACACTGGCATCCAAAGACCTGAACTACCTGCTCAGATTGTGGAAAAACATCAATGCGAAAGGCACCAAAGCCGCTGCTCCATCCCTGCTCTACAAGGAGCGCAACCTTGCCGTGCGCTCCATAAGGGACCATTTCACGCCGGATGTAACCGAGATCCTGATCGACGATGAAAATGTGTTCCGCGAAGTTAAAAATTTCGTGTACATCATATCCCGCAAGCATGCGAAAATCGTCAAACTGCACAAGGGGGCCAAACCGCTTTTTTCAAAATTTCAGTTGGAAGACCAGATCGCGTCCATCTTCGAAAGCAGGGTAACGCTCAAATCCGGTGGTTCCATTGTCATCCAGCAAACCGAAGCCCTTGTCTCCATCGACGTCAACTCAGGCAAGGCCACCCACCAAAACAGCGTGGAAAAAACGGCGCACATCACCAACCTGGAAGCCGCGGAAGAGATCGCCCGGCAGCTGCGCCTGCGCGACATGGGCGGCCTCGTGGTCATCGATTTCATCGACATGAGGGACGCCAAGCACAAGCTCGAAGTCGAAAGAACCATCAAGGACGCGCTGAAAACGGACAAAGCCAAAACCAAAGTGGGCAAAATTTCGAAGTTCGGCCTGATGGAGATGTCCCGGCAGCGCATACGGCCTTCCATCGAATTCGGCAGTTTCCTTCCCTGCCGTCACTGCAGCGGTAAAGGTCTCGTCCCGTCCACCGAAACGCTCGGCATCCGCTTTTTACGAAAACTGCAGCTCGAATCGCTCAAACCCGCCGTCGAGTCGGTGACCGGCACCCTTCCGGCCGAGGTCGCCGATTATCTGCTCAACAGCAAGCGCAAAGAGATCCTGGACCTGGAATTGAGACGGCAGGTGTCAATCAAAATCATCGGCGACAGCAAGATGGCGCCAGGAGACAGTCAGATCGATTGCGTCCTAAAAACGTGA
- the leuS gene encoding leucine--tRNA ligase — protein MEEKYNPGSIEGRWQSVWEEDRLFKVDTDQNREKYYLLEMFPYPSGNIHMGHVRNYTIGDVVARYKRMRGFNVLHPMGWDAFGMPAENAAIANGSHPAKWTYANIANMRSQLKKIGFSYDWDRELATCQPDYYRWEQWLFLKMYEKGLAYRKESYVNWCDPCQTVLANEQVEAGMCWRCGREVRQKKLWQWFFKITDYAEDLLVHCDRLPGWPEKVITMQKNWIGKSTGAEIRFPIAGRDGGQHDAISVFTTRQDTVFGATFMCLAPEHPLVKDLAKGSEQETAVDEFVERMSRQDRTAKAVESYEKEGVFTGAYCLNPMTGRKMPIYTANFALMAYGTGAVMSVPAHDQRDFDFARKYGLEIIVVVNPEGEDLTAQALEEAYTGPGVMTNSGDFDGMPNTEAMDAIARHLEANDMGQKTVSYRLRDWGISRQRYWGAPIPMIHCPTCGVVPVPEEDLPILLPEDANLLAGGGSPLPELDYFARTTCPTCGSKEARRETDTMDTFVESSWYYERYCSPDYDAGMFDKNAVDYWMPVDQYIGGVEHAILHLLYSRFYTRVLHDMGLVKYKEPFTRLLTQGMVCKETAACPDHGFLLPENIAVEQGKPVCAICAKAAVIGRVEKMSKSKKNVIDPNILLDKYGADTTRLFCLFAAPPERDLEWSEQGVDGGFRFLNRVWRFAATWMDAIKDVDPYTGAPDALQGDVKNLYKKTHETIQRVTRDIEDRFHFNTAISAVMELVNAMYALEEPAEAPERDRVVRFAVESAILLLSPIVPHFAEEIWAAMGHQTSILLADWPSFRKDALVKDELLIVVQVNGKVRSRFTADVGADDQFLRQTALADERVLTFIAGKPVKKVVVVKKKLVNIVV, from the coding sequence ATGGAAGAAAAATACAATCCCGGTTCAATCGAGGGCAGGTGGCAGAGCGTCTGGGAAGAGGACCGCCTGTTCAAAGTTGACACCGATCAGAACCGAGAAAAATACTATCTTTTGGAAATGTTTCCCTACCCTTCGGGGAATATTCACATGGGCCACGTGCGCAACTACACGATCGGAGACGTGGTGGCGCGCTACAAAAGGATGCGGGGGTTCAATGTGCTCCATCCCATGGGTTGGGACGCCTTCGGAATGCCCGCTGAAAACGCGGCCATCGCCAACGGCAGCCACCCGGCCAAATGGACCTATGCGAACATCGCCAACATGCGTTCTCAGCTGAAAAAAATCGGCTTTTCATATGACTGGGACCGGGAGCTGGCCACCTGCCAGCCTGATTATTACCGCTGGGAGCAGTGGCTGTTTCTGAAAATGTACGAAAAGGGCCTGGCGTATCGAAAAGAATCGTATGTCAACTGGTGCGATCCCTGTCAGACGGTTCTGGCCAACGAACAGGTGGAAGCCGGGATGTGCTGGCGGTGCGGCCGGGAGGTTCGCCAGAAGAAGCTGTGGCAGTGGTTTTTCAAGATTACGGATTATGCCGAAGATTTGCTGGTCCACTGCGACAGACTCCCGGGATGGCCCGAAAAGGTCATCACCATGCAGAAGAACTGGATCGGCAAGAGCACCGGAGCGGAGATACGCTTTCCCATCGCGGGCAGGGATGGTGGGCAGCATGATGCGATATCCGTTTTCACGACCCGTCAGGACACCGTTTTCGGGGCCACCTTCATGTGCCTGGCACCCGAGCATCCACTGGTGAAAGATCTCGCGAAGGGTTCGGAGCAGGAAACGGCGGTCGATGAATTCGTGGAACGCATGTCCCGTCAGGACCGGACCGCCAAGGCCGTGGAGAGCTATGAAAAAGAAGGCGTTTTTACCGGCGCCTATTGCCTGAACCCGATGACCGGCAGAAAGATGCCCATTTATACAGCCAATTTCGCCCTCATGGCGTACGGCACCGGTGCCGTCATGAGTGTACCGGCCCACGACCAGCGTGATTTCGACTTTGCCCGCAAATACGGGCTGGAGATAATTGTTGTGGTCAACCCGGAAGGTGAGGACCTGACCGCGCAAGCGCTCGAGGAGGCCTACACCGGACCGGGGGTGATGACCAATTCCGGGGATTTCGACGGCATGCCCAACACGGAGGCAATGGACGCCATCGCCAGGCACCTGGAAGCCAATGACATGGGCCAAAAAACCGTGTCCTATCGGCTGCGCGACTGGGGTATTTCCAGACAGCGATACTGGGGGGCGCCCATCCCCATGATTCACTGCCCTACCTGTGGGGTCGTGCCGGTGCCGGAGGAGGATCTGCCCATTCTGCTGCCCGAGGATGCCAACCTGCTGGCGGGGGGCGGTTCGCCGCTGCCGGAACTAGACTATTTTGCCAGGACAACCTGCCCCACGTGCGGCTCCAAGGAGGCCCGCCGGGAAACGGACACCATGGATACCTTCGTGGAATCCTCCTGGTACTACGAACGCTACTGCAGCCCCGATTACGACGCAGGGATGTTCGATAAAAATGCCGTGGATTACTGGATGCCGGTGGATCAGTACATCGGAGGTGTGGAGCACGCCATTCTGCACCTCCTTTATTCCCGTTTTTATACCCGTGTCCTGCATGACATGGGCCTGGTCAAGTACAAGGAGCCGTTCACCAGGCTTCTGACACAAGGCATGGTTTGCAAAGAGACCGCCGCCTGTCCGGACCATGGCTTCCTGCTGCCGGAAAACATAGCGGTCGAGCAGGGAAAGCCGGTATGTGCGATCTGCGCCAAGGCCGCCGTTATCGGACGGGTGGAGAAGATGTCCAAATCCAAAAAAAACGTGATCGACCCCAATATTCTGCTGGACAAGTACGGTGCGGATACGACGCGCCTCTTTTGTCTGTTTGCCGCCCCGCCGGAAAGAGATCTGGAATGGAGCGAACAGGGGGTGGACGGCGGATTTCGTTTTTTGAACAGGGTGTGGCGGTTTGCAGCGACCTGGATGGATGCCATCAAGGACGTCGACCCTTACACGGGTGCGCCCGACGCACTGCAGGGGGACGTGAAAAACCTCTATAAAAAAACCCATGAAACCATTCAGCGGGTCACGCGGGACATCGAAGACCGCTTTCACTTCAACACCGCCATCAGCGCGGTAATGGAACTGGTCAACGCGATGTACGCGCTGGAGGAACCTGCAGAGGCACCCGAAAGGGACCGTGTGGTCAGGTTCGCCGTGGAGTCGGCCATCCTGCTCCTGTCGCCGATCGTACCGCATTTTGCCGAGGAGATCTGGGCCGCCATGGGCCATCAGACCAGCATTCTGCTGGCGGATTGGCCTTCGTTCAGGAAAGATGCCCTGGTAAAAGATGAACTGTTGATTGTGGTTCAGGTCAATGGAAAGGTCCGAAGCCGTTTCACGGCCGATGTCGGTGCCGATGACCAATTTCTGCGGCAGACCGCGCTGGCCGACGAGAGGGTATTGACGTTCATTGCCGGAAAGCCCGTCAAAAAGGTGGTGGTGGTGAAGAAGAAACTGGTCAATATCGTTGTATGA